A stretch of the Tannerella serpentiformis genome encodes the following:
- a CDS encoding ABC transporter substrate-binding protein codes for MTLKKMMAAGLLLLLMAACGGAKKEQHGAGQTDATDAERTERLKPRYAEGFSLRSEGGVWLVDIQDPQKEDEEGEMAEGAYRYAFVPRGSDLRAPEGYERIEIPVRKVVCMTTLQLSNFIALDRRDLVAGLTSTRHLFDPQINAQLKDGRTRKIGIEGNFDTEVVMGIAPDVILISPFKRGGYEALKETGAPLIPHLGYKELTPLGQAEWIKFVGLLTGNEDAAIKRFDEIEKRYNELKALTADVKERPVVFSGEMRGGNWYAVGGKSFLARQFEDAGADYFLKDDPHSGGFTLDFETVYAQAVNARFWRIINSYDGTFTYDALRQEDARYADFRAFRERGVVYCNLKSQRFYEGVPVEPEVVLADLIHAFHPQLLPDHKPVYYKLLK; via the coding sequence ATGACACTCAAGAAAATGATGGCCGCGGGCCTGCTGCTCTTACTGATGGCGGCATGTGGCGGCGCTAAGAAGGAACAGCACGGAGCGGGCCAGACGGACGCGACCGATGCGGAACGTACCGAACGACTCAAGCCGCGCTATGCCGAGGGCTTCAGCCTGCGATCCGAGGGCGGCGTGTGGCTGGTTGACATCCAGGACCCGCAGAAGGAGGACGAAGAGGGGGAGATGGCGGAGGGTGCCTACCGCTATGCCTTCGTGCCGCGCGGCAGTGACCTCCGGGCGCCTGAGGGCTACGAGCGGATCGAGATACCCGTCCGCAAGGTGGTCTGCATGACTACGCTCCAGCTCTCCAACTTCATCGCCCTCGACCGCCGCGACCTCGTGGCCGGTCTGACCAGCACACGCCACCTCTTCGACCCGCAGATCAACGCCCAACTCAAGGATGGCCGCACGCGTAAGATCGGCATCGAGGGCAACTTCGACACCGAGGTGGTGATGGGCATTGCGCCCGACGTGATCCTCATCTCGCCCTTCAAACGCGGCGGTTACGAGGCGCTCAAGGAGACCGGCGCACCGCTCATTCCGCACCTGGGATACAAGGAGCTGACGCCGCTCGGGCAGGCCGAATGGATCAAGTTCGTCGGCCTGCTGACCGGCAACGAGGACGCTGCGATCAAACGCTTCGACGAGATCGAGAAGCGATACAACGAGCTGAAGGCGCTCACGGCCGACGTCAAGGAGCGACCGGTGGTCTTCAGCGGCGAGATGCGTGGCGGCAACTGGTACGCTGTCGGCGGTAAGAGCTTCCTGGCGCGCCAGTTCGAGGACGCCGGCGCCGACTATTTCCTCAAGGACGACCCCCACTCGGGCGGCTTCACGCTCGACTTCGAGACCGTCTACGCCCAAGCCGTCAACGCCCGCTTCTGGCGCATCATCAACAGCTACGACGGTACCTTCACCTACGACGCCCTCCGGCAGGAGGACGCCCGCTATGCCGACTTCCGAGCCTTCCGCGAGCGGGGCGTGGTCTACTGCAACCTCAAGTCGCAACGTTTCTACGAGGGCGTGCCCGTGGAGCCGGAGGTGGTCCTGGCCGACCTGATCCACGCCTTCCACCCGCAGCTGTTGCCCGATCATAAGCCGGTTTACTACAAGTTGCTGAAGTGA
- a CDS encoding calcium/sodium antiporter yields MSLVFVVIGLVLILVGANALTDGAAAVAKRFRISNLVIGLTIVAFGTSAPELTVSVLSALKGSPDLAMGNVVGSNIFNVLLILGVTAAIIPLHVPRSTITKEVPFCILASLVLLFVASDVWIDGATENVLSRIDGLVLLCFFAIFFGYTLAIAHNKTDDADEEGIKSMPVWRSALYIVGGLAGLIYGGQLFVDGSSAIARNLGVSESTIGLTLVAGGTSLPELATSAVAALKKNPQMAIGNVVGSNLFNIFFVLGCAASISPLHVAGITMVDYAVMIGSAVLLLIFGQFFRQRTITRWEGVVMTLCFIAYTAYLVANA; encoded by the coding sequence ATGTCCCTCGTTTTTGTCGTCATCGGACTGGTGCTGATCCTCGTCGGCGCCAACGCCCTGACTGACGGCGCCGCGGCCGTAGCCAAGCGATTCCGCATCTCAAACCTCGTGATCGGCCTCACGATCGTAGCCTTCGGCACCTCCGCCCCGGAGCTGACCGTGAGCGTACTCTCCGCCCTCAAGGGCAGCCCCGACCTGGCCATGGGCAACGTGGTCGGGTCGAACATTTTCAACGTCCTCTTGATCCTTGGCGTGACAGCCGCCATCATTCCGCTGCACGTCCCTCGAAGCACCATAACGAAAGAAGTGCCCTTCTGCATCCTCGCCTCCTTGGTGCTCCTCTTCGTAGCCAGCGACGTCTGGATCGACGGCGCCACGGAGAACGTCCTCAGCCGCATCGACGGACTGGTGCTCCTCTGCTTCTTCGCCATCTTCTTCGGATACACCTTGGCCATCGCCCACAATAAGACGGACGACGCCGACGAGGAGGGCATCAAATCCATGCCCGTCTGGCGCTCGGCGCTCTACATCGTCGGCGGACTAGCAGGGCTGATCTACGGCGGACAGCTCTTCGTCGACGGCTCGTCGGCCATCGCGCGCAACCTCGGCGTGAGCGAGTCGACCATCGGCCTGACGCTCGTCGCCGGCGGCACCTCCCTACCCGAGCTGGCCACCTCCGCCGTGGCTGCGCTGAAGAAGAATCCACAGATGGCCATCGGCAACGTGGTCGGCTCGAACCTCTTCAACATCTTCTTCGTCCTCGGTTGCGCCGCCTCCATCTCGCCGCTACACGTAGCCGGCATTACGATGGTCGACTATGCCGTGATGATCGGATCGGCCGTCCTCCTGCTCATCTTCGGACAGTTCTTCCGCCAGCGCACCATCACCCGCTGGGAGGGCGTCGTAATGACCCTCTGCTTCATCGCCTACACCGCCTACTTGGTGGCCAATGCGTAA
- a CDS encoding M23 family metallopeptidase, with protein MGLFKSKKIYYKYNTETLSFERVYPTVKQRIFAVVRHASIGILVGVALFFLFANIFSSPMESLLQKENKLLQTQYEVLSLQLNDALEVLDDIQQRDENLYRAIFQARSIPESVRKPGFGGTNRYAYLSSLSNADLVIETTQKLDMLKKQLYVESNSLEELISIGKSLEERVRCIPAIQPISNKDLKRTASGYGTRIDPIYHTLRFHAGMDFAAPMGTDIYATGNGRVILAGWKQGYGNCVIIDHGYSYKTLYGHMEKILVREGQSVTRGEVIGLVGSTGKSTGPHLHYEVHINDKPDNPAKYYYQDLNPEEYDQMLQLSENHGQVLD; from the coding sequence ATGGGACTATTCAAGTCAAAGAAGATATACTACAAGTACAACACGGAGACGCTCAGCTTCGAGCGGGTCTATCCCACCGTCAAGCAGCGCATTTTCGCTGTCGTCAGGCATGCCAGCATCGGCATATTGGTCGGGGTAGCGCTCTTCTTTCTTTTCGCCAACATTTTCTCCTCCCCCATGGAATCCCTCCTGCAAAAGGAGAACAAACTGCTGCAAACCCAATACGAGGTGCTCAGCCTGCAACTCAACGATGCGCTGGAGGTTTTGGACGACATCCAGCAACGCGACGAGAACCTCTATCGTGCCATCTTCCAAGCCCGCTCCATCCCTGAATCTGTCCGCAAACCGGGCTTCGGCGGCACCAACCGCTACGCCTACCTCTCCAGCCTCTCCAACGCCGATCTGGTGATCGAGACCACGCAGAAGCTCGACATGCTCAAGAAGCAGCTCTACGTCGAATCTAACTCGCTCGAGGAGCTGATCTCCATCGGTAAAAGTCTCGAAGAGCGTGTGCGCTGCATCCCCGCCATCCAGCCCATATCGAACAAAGACCTCAAACGCACCGCATCGGGCTACGGCACACGTATCGACCCGATCTATCACACCCTCCGCTTCCATGCGGGCATGGACTTCGCCGCCCCGATGGGCACGGATATCTACGCCACGGGTAACGGCCGCGTCATCCTAGCCGGATGGAAACAGGGCTACGGCAACTGCGTCATCATCGATCATGGCTACAGCTACAAAACGCTCTACGGCCACATGGAGAAGATCCTCGTCCGCGAAGGGCAGTCTGTGACCCGTGGCGAAGTGATCGGCCTGGTGGGTAGCACCGGCAAATCCACCGGCCCACACCTGCACTACGAGGTGCACATCAACGACAAACCGGACAACCCCGCCAAGTACTACTATCAGGATCTCAATCCCGAGGAGTACGACCAGATGCTGCAGCTGTCTGAGAACCACGGCCAGGTGCTCGACTGA
- a CDS encoding ABC transporter ATP-binding protein — translation MKETTIRLRDLSIGYPDKHNTKRVAEHLNASIHSGELTCLLGTNGVGKSTLLRTLSAFQPPLGGTIDLLDRPLSTYDDRQLATVIGVVLTEKSDIRNMTVEELVGLGRSPYTGFWGTLKEGDRKIVHEAIARVRIEPLTQRMVHTLSDGERQKVMIAKALAQETPIIFLDEPTAFLDFPSKVEVMQLLHNLTHTLQKTVFMSTHDLELALQIADKIWLMDRTNGIAIGTPEDLSLEGKLSSFFSRKGITYDTETGFFRIDTDYRREIHLHGHGSRYAMVRKALQRNGIRADRHVADDSLHIDTTGSAGDPFVIHRADGSTQSATNIEALLSLIADQ, via the coding sequence ATGAAAGAAACGACTATCCGCCTCCGCGACCTCAGCATCGGCTACCCCGACAAGCACAACACGAAGCGCGTGGCCGAACACCTCAACGCCTCGATCCACAGCGGCGAATTGACGTGCCTCCTCGGCACCAATGGCGTGGGCAAATCCACCCTGCTGCGCACCCTCTCGGCCTTCCAACCCCCGCTCGGCGGCACGATCGACCTGCTCGACCGTCCGCTCTCCACGTATGATGACCGGCAGTTGGCCACCGTCATCGGCGTCGTCCTGACCGAAAAGAGCGACATCCGCAACATGACGGTCGAGGAGCTGGTCGGCCTCGGGCGCAGTCCCTACACCGGCTTTTGGGGGACACTCAAGGAGGGCGATCGCAAGATCGTGCACGAGGCCATCGCCCGCGTGCGCATCGAGCCGCTCACCCAGCGCATGGTGCACACCCTCAGCGATGGCGAGCGGCAGAAGGTGATGATCGCCAAGGCGCTGGCGCAGGAGACGCCCATCATCTTCCTCGACGAGCCCACGGCCTTCCTCGACTTCCCCAGCAAGGTGGAGGTCATGCAGCTGCTCCACAACCTTACGCACACGCTCCAGAAGACCGTCTTCATGTCCACCCACGACCTCGAGCTGGCGCTCCAAATCGCGGACAAGATCTGGCTCATGGACCGCACGAACGGCATCGCCATCGGTACGCCTGAGGACCTCTCCTTAGAAGGCAAACTCAGCAGTTTCTTCTCCCGCAAAGGCATCACCTACGACACCGAAACGGGCTTCTTCCGCATCGACACGGACTACCGCCGCGAGATCCACCTCCACGGCCACGGCAGCCGTTACGCGATGGTGCGCAAAGCCCTGCAACGAAACGGTATCCGTGCCGACCGCCACGTCGCTGACGACTCCCTCCACATTGACACCACCGGCTCCGCAGGCGATCCCTTCGTCATCCACCGCGCAGACGGTAGCACCCAGTCCGCCACCAACATCGAGGCGCTGCTGTCGCTGATTGCGGATCAATGA
- a CDS encoding iron ABC transporter permease, producing MKRHTALILTLIAASIALFFVLNLVLGSVAIPLQSIVHILFGTGEESEVWRNIVWKSRVPQSLTALVAGAGLAVSGLQMQTVFRNPLAGPSVLGISSGASLGVALVILLSGSVGGVALSKLGYIGELALTIAATVGSLSVMALIVFVSQKVRGSVTLLIIGVMIGYVANAIIGMLKYFSVEEDIRAYVIWGLGSFARVSGNQMTLFVAIMAVLLPLSLLLIKTLNLLLLGEGYARNLGLNIKRARLSVISCAGLLTAIVTAYCGPVIFLGLAVPHLCRGLLRTSDHRILMPASILTGASLALVCNLIARMPGFEGALPVNSVTALIGAPIVVYVLFSKRRNEVNE from the coding sequence ATGAAGCGCCATACAGCACTTATTCTGACGCTCATCGCCGCCTCCATCGCGCTCTTCTTCGTGCTCAACTTGGTGCTCGGATCGGTGGCCATCCCACTGCAATCGATCGTGCATATCCTCTTCGGCACGGGCGAGGAGTCGGAGGTGTGGCGCAACATCGTGTGGAAGTCGCGCGTGCCCCAGTCACTGACGGCCTTAGTGGCGGGCGCGGGGTTGGCCGTGAGCGGCCTGCAAATGCAGACCGTCTTTCGCAATCCACTGGCCGGGCCATCGGTGCTCGGCATCAGCTCCGGGGCCAGCCTCGGCGTGGCGCTCGTCATCCTGCTCTCGGGCAGCGTGGGCGGCGTAGCGCTGAGCAAGCTCGGCTACATCGGCGAACTGGCGCTCACGATCGCGGCCACCGTCGGCTCGCTGTCCGTCATGGCGCTCATCGTCTTCGTCTCGCAGAAGGTGCGGGGCAGCGTCACGCTGCTCATCATCGGCGTCATGATCGGCTATGTGGCCAACGCCATCATCGGCATGCTGAAGTATTTCAGCGTCGAGGAGGACATCCGCGCCTACGTCATCTGGGGCCTGGGCAGCTTCGCCCGCGTGTCGGGCAATCAGATGACGCTCTTCGTCGCCATCATGGCCGTGCTACTGCCGCTCTCACTGCTGCTGATCAAGACGCTCAACCTGCTGCTCCTCGGCGAGGGCTACGCCCGCAACCTCGGCCTGAACATCAAGCGGGCGCGCCTGAGCGTCATCTCCTGCGCCGGCCTCCTGACGGCCATTGTGACGGCTTACTGCGGGCCGGTGATCTTCCTCGGGCTGGCTGTGCCGCACCTCTGCCGCGGCCTCCTGCGCACGTCCGACCACCGCATCCTTATGCCCGCCTCCATCCTCACCGGCGCCTCGCTGGCCTTGGTCTGCAACCTCATCGCCCGCATGCCCGGCTTCGAGGGCGCCCTGCCCGTCAACTCCGTCACGGCGCTCATCGGCGCACCTATCGTGGTCTACGTGCTTTTCAGTAAACGAAGAAATGAAGTGAACGAATGA
- a CDS encoding Omp28-related outer membrane protein, protein MKNRILWIPLLGILAIMNLIGCSSEEKLPPTVTLEANKTSIKANGRDSITFVVKVNGQETTQGVTVRSESGQAVSSTLRYAADKVGTQTFYALYEGTKSNAVTVTATQIVVTLKVDRTSIRPGTADQVHFTVLADDEDVTASSSILRRGETETKLEGTTFSADKSGDYTFYAIYRNERSAEVAVHAAAGSVTLRADRSAIHADGNEAVAFTVTADGHDVTDKAVISLRSTPDIALIGHNFTTTEAGDYAFYATYDGVRSTEVRVKASAMALNFAKQHCIMQFSSATCATCPIMTTAINDIMTLTPGRAVPIVFHVSQLCFNYPELYGVLSETADRLCPAWPSALVDMHTKVNVYRTATREKFNEAIWILNSYAPAQTGIALRSSVKGGTISFTADVAANKTGEYRFFAYIVEDGIKYGQRIGNGEDAIDPNYVHNNVATYPLTATDDPRSGLSLGTIERGKHLTRTYTIDTRAYNIKRNVDLSRCRVVAYTLRLVNGSYTVDNVATCSVSGGSVSFRYAK, encoded by the coding sequence ATGAAAAATCGTATCCTATGGATTCCCCTCTTGGGGATCTTGGCCATCATGAACTTGATTGGCTGCTCAAGCGAAGAAAAACTGCCCCCCACGGTCACCCTGGAGGCCAACAAAACGTCGATCAAAGCCAACGGCCGCGACTCGATCACCTTCGTGGTGAAGGTGAACGGTCAAGAGACGACTCAGGGCGTCACCGTTCGCTCCGAGTCGGGTCAGGCCGTCTCGTCCACGCTCCGCTATGCCGCGGATAAGGTCGGCACGCAGACGTTCTACGCCCTGTATGAGGGCACGAAGTCGAACGCCGTCACCGTCACAGCCACCCAGATCGTGGTGACGCTCAAGGTGGATCGCACATCGATCCGACCGGGCACAGCGGATCAGGTACACTTCACCGTTCTGGCTGACGACGAGGATGTGACCGCCTCCTCCTCCATTCTGCGCCGCGGCGAGACCGAGACGAAGCTCGAAGGCACCACCTTCTCGGCCGATAAGTCGGGCGACTACACCTTCTACGCCATCTATCGCAACGAACGTTCGGCCGAAGTGGCTGTGCACGCTGCTGCTGGTAGCGTCACGCTGCGTGCCGACCGCAGTGCGATCCACGCTGACGGCAACGAGGCGGTGGCCTTCACCGTGACGGCCGACGGTCACGACGTTACGGACAAGGCCGTCATCTCCCTCCGCTCCACGCCCGACATCGCCCTCATCGGCCACAACTTCACCACCACCGAGGCCGGCGACTATGCCTTCTATGCCACCTACGACGGCGTCCGCTCGACTGAGGTGCGCGTCAAGGCCAGCGCAATGGCGTTGAACTTCGCCAAGCAGCATTGCATCATGCAATTCTCGTCGGCCACCTGCGCCACCTGCCCCATCATGACCACGGCCATCAACGACATCATGACCCTCACGCCGGGTCGGGCTGTGCCCATCGTCTTCCACGTCAGCCAGCTCTGCTTCAACTATCCCGAGCTCTACGGCGTACTCTCGGAGACGGCCGACCGTCTCTGCCCGGCTTGGCCCTCGGCGCTGGTGGATATGCACACGAAGGTGAACGTCTACCGCACGGCCACGCGCGAGAAGTTCAACGAGGCCATCTGGATCCTGAACAGTTACGCACCGGCACAGACGGGCATCGCCCTACGCTCTTCGGTGAAAGGCGGCACGATCAGCTTCACGGCCGATGTGGCGGCTAACAAGACGGGCGAGTATCGCTTCTTCGCCTACATCGTCGAGGACGGCATCAAGTACGGCCAGCGCATCGGCAATGGTGAGGACGCCATCGACCCCAACTATGTACATAACAACGTGGCGACCTATCCGCTGACCGCCACGGACGACCCGAGGTCGGGCCTCTCGTTAGGTACCATCGAGCGTGGCAAACACCTCACCCGCACCTATACGATCGACACCCGCGCCTACAACATCAAGCGCAACGTGGATCTCAGCCGCTGCCGCGTCGTGGCTTACACACTGCGTTTAGTGAACGGCTCGTACACGGTCGACAATGTGGCCACCTGCTCCGTCTCGGGCGGTTCGGTCAGCTTCCGCTACGCCAAGTGA
- a CDS encoding MerR family transcriptional regulator: MGLKQNKNLKLYFSIREVAARFGLNESTLRYWEKEFDELAPRKTPGGTRYYTEQDIELIGLIHYLLKERGMTVAGARRKLKDNKETTINQMQIIEKLKTIRAELVALRDAIDRLENNEEERMEKQ, encoded by the coding sequence ATGGGATTAAAACAGAACAAGAACCTCAAGCTCTACTTCTCCATCCGGGAAGTAGCCGCACGCTTCGGCCTGAACGAATCCACCCTCCGCTACTGGGAGAAGGAATTCGACGAGCTCGCTCCGCGCAAGACGCCCGGCGGCACCCGCTACTACACCGAGCAGGACATTGAGCTCATCGGCCTCATCCACTACCTCCTCAAGGAACGCGGTATGACCGTCGCCGGCGCCCGACGCAAGCTCAAGGACAACAAGGAGACTACTATCAACCAAATGCAAATCATAGAGAAATTAAAAACGATTCGCGCCGAGCTCGTCGCCCTTCGGGACGCCATCGATCGGCTGGAAAACAATGAAGAAGAAAGGATGGAAAAACAATGA
- the yihA gene encoding ribosome biogenesis GTP-binding protein YihA/YsxC codes for MEIQRAEFVTSNTDVKRCPDGGMPEYAFIGRSNVGKSSLINMLTRRKQLAMTSQKPGKTQLINHFIINDSWYLVDLPGYGYARRSRENRDRLRQIIESYILSRQQLTCLFVLLDCRHEAQRIDLEFMEWLGQNGVPFAIIFTKTDKLSRSRLQENLAAYREKMLETWEELPPIMTSSSEKNEGRDEILAYIDEINRSL; via the coding sequence ATGGAAATTCAACGTGCAGAGTTCGTGACGAGTAACACGGACGTGAAGCGGTGTCCCGACGGTGGGATGCCGGAATATGCCTTTATCGGACGGTCGAACGTCGGCAAGTCGTCGCTGATCAATATGCTGACACGACGCAAACAGCTGGCCATGACGTCGCAGAAGCCCGGTAAGACGCAACTCATCAACCATTTCATCATCAACGACAGCTGGTATCTGGTCGACCTGCCCGGATACGGTTACGCCCGACGCAGTCGCGAGAACCGTGACCGGCTGCGGCAGATCATCGAATCGTACATCCTCAGTCGCCAGCAGCTCACGTGCCTCTTCGTCCTGCTCGACTGTCGCCATGAGGCGCAGCGCATTGACCTGGAGTTCATGGAGTGGCTCGGGCAGAATGGTGTGCCGTTCGCCATCATCTTCACCAAGACCGACAAGCTCAGCCGCAGTCGCCTGCAAGAGAACCTTGCGGCCTATCGCGAAAAGATGCTCGAGACGTGGGAGGAGCTGCCGCCCATCATGACCTCGTCGTCCGAGAAGAACGAGGGGCGCGACGAGATCCTCGCCTACATCGACGAGATCAATCGCAGCCTCTGA
- the feoB gene encoding ferrous iron transport protein B, translating into MNLSDLQNGDSAVIVRVSGHGAFRRRIIEMGFVRGQKVTSMLNSPLNDPVKYGVMGYEVSLRRSEAAMIEVLPEDEANQPLPDGPEEAPNANDPTNRRPSADTQPAPRKNEINVALVGNPNSGKTSLFNVISGGREHVGNYSGVTVAAKTGHVTYKGYRFNITDLPGTYSLSAYSPEERYVRQHILDRRPDVILNVVVASNLERNLYLTTELIDLSQPTVIALNMYDELEASGATLNHEKLGGMIGIPMVPTVARTGDGIDTLLNTIIDLFEGRNRVTRQVNINYGTTIEPELAIVSRLMQQSDELPRQFPPRYWALKLLEGDTEAQRTLRSCAAYPEWKAAAERGAEKIHRLLAEQTEAAVIDRKYGYIAGALRKVYTPGTVDLNRATDRIDRIVAHKWLGFPIFIFLMWLTFSTTFWLGKYPQDWIEAAFAWLGELLRTHMSEGPLRDLLADGVIGGVGSVTVFLPNILLLYLFISLMEDSGYMARAAFIMDRIMHRIGLHGKSFIPMLMGFGCNVPAIMATRTIESHSSRLITILIDPFMSCSARLPVYILLVGTFFSATAGTVLISLYAFGILMAALTAVLLRRGVFKADETPFVMELPPYRMPTVRATLKHMWDKAEQYMRKIGGVILVISIIIWFLSYYPRTEVPTDTTLDPVALSEMQYENSFLGRIGKFCQPLVAPMDFNWKATVALLSGAAAKEVIVSTLGVLYSNADEASLSGTLAASGDFTQRSALAFLIFILLYCPCIASLAAIGNETGSRKWVAFSILYNTGVAWLMSYGVYHLAGLFLSA; encoded by the coding sequence ATGAATTTATCGGACTTACAGAACGGCGACTCGGCCGTCATTGTGCGTGTGTCGGGACACGGAGCTTTCCGCCGACGCATTATAGAGATGGGCTTTGTACGCGGACAGAAGGTCACGTCGATGCTCAATTCCCCGCTGAACGACCCCGTCAAATACGGCGTCATGGGCTATGAGGTCTCCCTCCGACGCAGCGAGGCAGCCATGATCGAAGTGCTGCCCGAAGACGAAGCCAACCAGCCCCTGCCGGACGGCCCGGAGGAGGCACCGAACGCGAACGACCCGACGAACCGTCGCCCGTCGGCCGACACACAGCCCGCACCACGCAAGAACGAAATCAACGTGGCCCTCGTGGGCAACCCCAACAGCGGCAAGACGTCGCTCTTCAACGTCATCTCCGGCGGGCGCGAGCATGTGGGCAACTATAGCGGCGTCACCGTGGCCGCCAAAACGGGGCATGTCACCTACAAAGGCTACCGCTTCAACATCACCGACCTGCCGGGCACCTACTCCCTCTCGGCCTATTCGCCCGAGGAGCGGTACGTGCGTCAGCATATCCTCGACCGCCGGCCGGACGTGATCCTGAACGTCGTCGTAGCCTCCAACCTCGAGCGCAACCTCTACCTCACCACCGAACTGATCGACCTCAGCCAGCCGACCGTCATCGCGCTCAACATGTACGACGAGCTGGAAGCGAGCGGCGCCACGCTCAACCACGAGAAGTTGGGCGGCATGATCGGCATACCGATGGTGCCCACCGTGGCCCGCACGGGCGATGGCATCGACACGTTGCTCAACACGATCATCGACCTCTTCGAGGGCCGCAACCGCGTGACGCGTCAGGTGAACATCAACTACGGCACCACGATCGAACCCGAACTGGCCATCGTCTCCCGCCTCATGCAGCAGAGCGACGAGCTGCCCCGCCAGTTCCCACCCCGCTACTGGGCCCTGAAGCTCCTTGAGGGCGACACCGAGGCGCAGCGTACCCTGCGCAGCTGTGCGGCTTACCCGGAGTGGAAGGCGGCGGCCGAACGGGGCGCGGAGAAGATCCACCGACTGCTGGCCGAACAGACGGAGGCCGCCGTCATCGACCGCAAATACGGCTACATCGCCGGCGCCCTCCGCAAGGTCTACACCCCCGGCACCGTCGACCTCAACCGCGCCACCGACCGCATCGACCGCATCGTGGCCCATAAGTGGCTTGGCTTCCCCATCTTCATCTTCCTCATGTGGCTCACCTTCTCCACCACCTTCTGGCTCGGCAAGTATCCGCAAGACTGGATCGAGGCCGCCTTCGCGTGGCTCGGCGAACTGCTCCGCACACACATGTCTGAGGGGCCGCTGCGCGATCTGCTGGCCGACGGCGTCATCGGTGGTGTGGGCAGCGTGACCGTCTTCTTGCCTAACATCTTGCTGCTTTACCTCTTCATCTCGCTCATGGAAGATTCGGGCTACATGGCCCGCGCAGCCTTCATCATGGACCGCATCATGCACCGCATCGGCCTGCACGGCAAGTCGTTTATCCCCATGCTCATGGGCTTCGGCTGCAACGTGCCCGCCATCATGGCCACGCGCACGATCGAGAGCCACAGCAGCCGACTGATCACGATCTTGATCGATCCCTTCATGTCGTGCAGCGCACGCCTACCGGTCTACATTCTGCTCGTCGGCACCTTCTTCTCCGCCACCGCCGGCACGGTGCTCATCTCGCTCTACGCCTTCGGTATCCTCATGGCCGCCCTCACCGCAGTGCTCCTGCGCCGCGGCGTCTTCAAAGCCGACGAGACGCCCTTCGTGATGGAGCTCCCCCCCTACCGCATGCCCACCGTCCGCGCTACGCTGAAACACATGTGGGACAAAGCCGAGCAGTACATGCGCAAGATCGGCGGCGTGATCCTTGTCATCTCCATCATCATCTGGTTCCTGAGTTATTACCCCCGCACCGAGGTGCCCACCGACACCACGCTCGACCCTGTGGCACTGTCCGAAATGCAATACGAGAATTCTTTCCTAGGTCGCATCGGCAAGTTCTGCCAACCCCTCGTAGCGCCGATGGACTTCAACTGGAAGGCTACCGTGGCGCTCCTCTCCGGTGCCGCCGCGAAGGAGGTGATCGTCAGCACGCTCGGCGTGCTCTACAGCAACGCGGACGAGGCCTCGCTCTCCGGCACCCTGGCCGCCTCGGGCGACTTTACGCAGCGTTCAGCCCTGGCCTTCCTGATCTTCATCCTCCTCTACTGCCCCTGCATCGCCTCACTGGCCGCCATCGGCAACGAGACCGGTAGTCGCAAGTGGGTAGCCTTCTCCATCCTTTATAATACGGGTGTGGCGTGGCTGATGTCGTACGGAGTCTACCACCTCGCGGGGCTGTTTTTGAGTGCCTGA